The Candidatus Bathyarchaeota archaeon DNA window CGCATCACGTTTCTCTAACGGGCGGCGAGCCTTTGCTTTTAAAGGATGAGCTGAAGGAGATAATCGAGACGCTCGTGGAAAACTACGGTGTCACCGTTTCTATGGTTTCAAACATGACTTTAGCAGACGCTGATATGATGAAGTTCCTTGCAGATAAAGAGGTGTACCTGTATGTATCCGTCGAATCCTCGTCGAGGAAGACCCATGAAGCTGTGAGACCCGGCTCCTGGGATAGGCTCGTTAAGGGTCTCGCTATTCTCAGGGATCTCGGGGTCGAATACTCGACTGTGACGACTGTGAACCGGATAAACTACTCTGAAGCATGGAAAGTTCTTGAATTCGCCGACAGATTCGGCGCCGAGTGTTCTTGCTACATCCCTGTGATCCCCGTCGGTAGGGCCGCGGAGACGGGGGTTATGCCCACTCCTAACCAGCTACTAGAGGCGTTTAAGAAGGTCGTCGACGAAGCGGATAGAGGAGGGTACTATGCCAAATTCTGGTGTAGCCCAGTCCTTAAGCCCTACAGGTCTTCCCGGAACGTCTTCGTTTATGGGTGCTCTAGGGATGCTTTAGATGTCGCTCCGAACGGCGACATATTGCTATGTGATACGATGGATATAGTGATATCTAACATATTTAAAGAGCCTAAAGAGATCGTTTGGGACTGCGAGGAAAGTCCCCAGGTAAAACTATTTGAGTCGATTCCGGAGGAATGCCTCGACTGCCGCTTCAAAGATATTTGTCGGGGTGGCTGTAGGTCTAGGGCTTACAACGTCTACGGTTCCATGCTTAAACCCGACCCGCTATGCCCGATGCTGTATGGAAGTACATAAGGGGGCTACCAGCA harbors:
- a CDS encoding radical SAM protein, whose amino-acid sequence is MRRFGELPRRKRMEVAHKLASISHHVSLTGGEPLLLKDELKEIIETLVENYGVTVSMVSNMTLADADMMKFLADKEVYLYVSVESSSRKTHEAVRPGSWDRLVKGLAILRDLGVEYSTVTTVNRINYSEAWKVLEFADRFGAECSCYIPVIPVGRAAETGVMPTPNQLLEAFKKVVDEADRGGYYAKFWCSPVLKPYRSSRNVFVYGCSRDALDVAPNGDILLCDTMDIVISNIFKEPKEIVWDCEESPQVKLFESIPEECLDCRFKDICRGGCRSRAYNVYGSMLKPDPLCPMLYGST